A part of Melittangium boletus DSM 14713 genomic DNA contains:
- the mrdA gene encoding penicillin-binding protein 2, with translation MTPPTLSETTPGRDLKRRFVWLGLAMVLGLVVLAVQLYRLQITQGEEYAAKSVANFVKEVRLRADRGLIKDRRGTILVDSRPSFDAFVTPAFCTNCADEVLPRLGELLGWDEATRKRMEDQIRIARRAAPFIPLPVRVDLTRDEYDRINARRDMLDGVEVVPVPHRNYRTGSVLSHVLGYMNEINPDELERLNAEGGRYALGDYIGRRGLERSFESALCGTDGVRKEVVNARGRVLEEFNDKLGKDTQVPSRPGNNLVLSLDMRLQEAAEQAFPGSAGALVVVDVKTGFIRALVSRPGFDSNLLTGRITSSQMYALARDPLQPMVNRVSANHFSPGSTFKVISTLAAYKSGLFRPETVVTCTGSYRLGARAWRCHKDSGHGPVNGKTALQYSCDAWFYKVADTIGLDPIADMGKALGLGAPTGIGVLAEVPGIMPSSEYHDKVSPGGYTKGMALNSVMGQGDVNATPLQVVMLYAAIANGGTLLKPQLVERVEGLDGSVVEKFDPQVVRKVAIPEAHRKSVMDALVATVNEPGGTAYRAAAGVREHLKDVVVAGKTGSAQVAAIGAIRLKEHQMDFFQRDHAWFAGIAPADEPEIAVVVLNEHGGHGGVDAAPAGMAVIQKYFELKKEDATRPPPRVDTPYASSASAQDESTLTRGALPAGGTGGSNAAAH, from the coding sequence TTGACGCCTCCCACCCTGTCCGAGACGACGCCCGGGCGCGATCTCAAGCGCCGCTTCGTGTGGTTGGGCCTGGCCATGGTGCTGGGCCTGGTGGTGCTCGCCGTGCAGCTCTACCGGCTGCAGATCACCCAGGGCGAGGAGTACGCCGCCAAGAGCGTGGCCAACTTCGTGAAGGAAGTGCGCCTGCGCGCCGATCGCGGCCTCATCAAGGATCGCCGGGGCACCATCCTCGTGGACAGCCGCCCCTCGTTCGACGCCTTCGTCACCCCGGCGTTCTGCACCAACTGCGCGGATGAAGTGCTGCCACGGCTGGGCGAGCTGCTCGGCTGGGACGAGGCCACGCGCAAGCGCATGGAGGATCAAATCCGCATCGCGCGCCGCGCGGCTCCCTTCATCCCCCTGCCGGTGCGCGTGGACCTGACCCGCGACGAGTACGACCGCATCAACGCCCGGCGCGACATGCTCGACGGCGTGGAAGTGGTGCCCGTGCCGCACCGCAACTACCGCACCGGGAGCGTGCTCTCGCACGTGCTCGGCTACATGAACGAGATCAACCCGGACGAGCTCGAGCGCCTCAACGCCGAGGGCGGCCGCTACGCGCTGGGCGACTACATCGGGCGGCGCGGCCTGGAGCGCTCGTTCGAGTCCGCGCTGTGCGGCACGGACGGTGTGCGCAAGGAAGTCGTCAACGCGCGCGGCCGGGTGCTCGAGGAGTTCAACGACAAGCTGGGCAAGGACACCCAGGTGCCGTCGCGGCCGGGCAACAACCTGGTGCTGTCGCTCGACATGCGCCTGCAGGAGGCCGCCGAGCAGGCCTTTCCGGGCTCCGCGGGTGCCCTGGTGGTGGTGGATGTGAAGACGGGCTTCATCCGCGCGCTGGTGTCGCGCCCCGGCTTCGACTCCAACCTGCTCACCGGCCGCATCACCTCGTCGCAGATGTACGCGCTGGCGAGGGATCCGCTCCAGCCGATGGTCAACCGCGTCTCCGCCAACCACTTCAGCCCCGGCTCCACCTTCAAGGTGATCTCCACGCTGGCGGCCTACAAGTCGGGCCTGTTCCGGCCGGAGACCGTGGTGACCTGCACGGGCAGCTACCGGCTCGGCGCGCGGGCCTGGCGCTGCCACAAGGACAGCGGCCACGGGCCGGTCAATGGCAAGACGGCACTGCAGTACTCGTGCGACGCCTGGTTCTACAAGGTGGCGGACACCATCGGGTTGGATCCCATCGCCGACATGGGCAAGGCGCTGGGCCTGGGCGCGCCCACGGGCATTGGCGTGCTCGCCGAGGTGCCGGGCATCATGCCGTCCAGCGAGTACCACGACAAGGTGTCCCCCGGTGGCTACACCAAGGGCATGGCGCTCAACAGCGTCATGGGCCAGGGCGACGTCAACGCCACGCCGCTGCAGGTCGTCATGCTCTACGCGGCCATCGCCAACGGCGGCACGCTGCTCAAGCCGCAGCTCGTCGAGCGGGTGGAGGGACTGGATGGCAGCGTCGTGGAGAAGTTCGATCCCCAGGTCGTGCGCAAGGTGGCGATCCCCGAGGCGCATCGCAAGTCGGTGATGGACGCGCTCGTGGCGACGGTGAACGAGCCGGGAGGCACGGCCTACCGCGCCGCCGCGGGCGTTCGGGAGCACCTCAAGGACGTCGTGGTGGCGGGCAAGACGGGCAGCGCGCAGGTGGCGGCCATCGGCGCCATCCGTCTCAAGGAACACCAGATGGACTTCTTCCAGCGCGACCACGCGTGGTTCGCGGGCATCGCCCCGGCGGATGAGCCGGAGATCGCCGTGGTGGTGCTCAACGAGCATGGCGGACACGGTGGCGTCGACGCCGCGCCCGCTGGCATGGCGGTCATCCAGAAGTACTTCGAGTTGAAGAAGGAGGACGCCACCAGACCGCCGCCGCGGGTGGACACGCCCTACGCCTCCTCCGCGTCGGCTCAAGACGAAAGCACGCTCACCCGGGGCGCGCTCCCCGCCGGGGGAA